tcttgtaataactacatttattattttctctttattgccttgatacgctaatattaaggataattaaggcccattggcccatgtaacccccttgagcctataaatatgaatgagagggctcaaggaagggacttttgaaccttttttctgaatactcatagaaagagcatagtgcgattatccaccaaaaagttgtaactctcctaaggcttgtgaaactcaagaaccctagttcgttgatcacggcattgggattcaatatcaataatatcactaagtggacgtaggttattaccacacagttggggtcgaaccactatagatcacttgtgtcatttctttaccatttgattccattcttgattgctttcttatttctttgtcattattctgactccatgtcgttggccaaatcaagggtcaacaaattaaaaattacttgaaaacttaataagttacttaaaaactcaagaactaagcaacaattagcatataaaatatggtaaaataactctattttgtagagttatcacacatcctcagagaaccatctttcttttttATGAAAAGAattggtgcgccccatggcgagatactgggcctaataaaacccaagtctagtaactcttgtaattgcacctttagttccttcagctttgcatgagccatcctataaggtacCCTACACACTGGTTCTATCCCTGGTGCCAATtaaatcacaaactctatctccctgtgtggaggtaaccctgatagttcctctagaaacacatctagaaactcacaaactaatttGGTTTGTCCTGGTCCTACTGgcatgacctgggtggtatcCACCGCACTAGCTAGgatcctatgcatcccccctgccataggtctctagctctaataacaaatatcatatgtatacgaggtccatgcacagtgccaacgaatacaaagagatcctcaccctcaggctaaaaggttaccatcttcttacTGCCATctattgtcgccccatacttggctaaccaatccatacccaagatcatgtcaaagtcagtcataaccaactctatcaagtcaactgacaactctttACCATCCACTGCCACTAGTAACGACCTGACctatctcctggaaaccactaactccccagtaggcaacaaAGTTCCAAAACCAACTACATAGTATTCCCacggtctacacaacctatcaaccaccctactggatacaaaagaatgtgtagcccCATAATCAATCAAAACTGAGTAAGAAGTatcaacactagaaagctgacatgtcatTACTGAGGGTCGAGCCTCAACCTCTgattgtgtcaatgcgaacactcgagctagagtcgagctgtccgccttctttagttcttccttcttcacccttgggcaatctttcttaaggtgcCCAACTACACCGCATTAAaagcaggccttcgcccgacactctCCCAGATGTCGTCTCCTGAATCTAGCATattttggataagtcctccagctcTCATGCCCGCATTGGCGGCCAACCTGTGTACCTCGAGGCCTACTATCTGGGCCCGGAACTGTAATAGTATCTGGGTTCTttctcttctggtcactagggccttcgcccctaccatcTCCAATAAAGGGAGGTCCCACCCTTCTATTATCCCTTCTGGCCACGTTCtcgcgccagatcttgttcttagTACCCTCagtagtaagggccttctccactacctgagcacaAGTCGCCACTCTAGGTACTGAAGTAATTttcacatctcgagctatcatagtGTTTAGCCCTCGAACAAACCTCTCATTCCTTATCATGTCAGTTGGCACCAAGTCTGCAACAAACTTTGCCAAcgtgtcaaattttagggcatactctgtaccTGTCATGGTGCCTTGCACTAGATTGCTGAACTCATCAGCCTTCCCAGCCCTCactgcatcattatagtatttctaaTTGAATAGTTCTCTGAATTCCTCCCGGCTTAGGGTCTTCACATCTCTGGTCTgagataccacttcccaccaaattcgggcatcttcCCAAAACATgaatgtggcacaggccactctatcattaccTGCCACCCCctatgaagtccaggatggaggtggtcatacccATCCACTACTCAGCTCGCAGCGGATCTGGCCCTCCCTCAAAAgtaggagggtgttgtttcctgaagtgctcatagagaggctcccacctATTTTTAGCCCCTAACTGTTGCTGTAATACTGGTGCCACAACCAGTGCAGTGTTCCCTGCTGAAACTTGTTGTTGCCTCAACAGGAGAAtttcttcatcctgtctctgcatcctagcttgcatatcaacaagcacttGTTGCCAATTCTCAGGAGCTAGCGAAGgtttctgaccctggtcattgtCTCTGGCTGGACTTCCAGTGCCAGCTAGCTCATTTGATTGCCTtcgaagcatacttccaagcttatctGCAGTCAATGACTCAGCACATTAAGTAGCAAACAATTCAACAACTTTCACATAAagcaatcatgctaataagcaagtcAGTTTATATCCATGCCCAAGCATAGTGCTAATAATCACATTCCTTATCATACacataacagtcaagggccaggccctatcagtataactcATGCTCCCTAAACAAGCATGGAAATATGACATTCATATGTCAACTAAGCACGTAACAAGAATTAACATAAATAGTtatcaaaccctgagtcgagcttgtcttcagcaacgagtgtacatgtccaaccaaTCTTCAAGAACCAATAAACTTAAACgtaaacctggctctgataccaagttgtaacgtccttctaatccaggaccattacattgtgtaatttaaatagtttTTAGCACACTAAGCGAGTCATTTTAGTTTAAATCATGTAACTAAAACTAACCATAGGTTTAGGTACTAGATTTTTTAATCAAAAGTCGACCATTTCATTTAAAAAGTTTAGCTTCCATACATGGGAGCCCATCGTAGTTTAAAATagttacaaacccaaaaatgaatacaaaagtcgacctaggcaacaaaattagggtccaaccctagttccaattgATAGCCTCGGCCAGGTGGACGAGCAGGCCGCAAATGTACATTctacccctaaagctctccaactcatggttggtccaacttttcctttcctttacttgcaccatttagcacccgtgagccaaggttcagcaagaGAAACATAAAAATGCTTATACGCAATGCATTATCATATCACAAATTCATAACTAGCATGtcagtagtaataaccctacctATGCGTGCAAATaactcaaataagtgactataggGTCACACTAGGGCTTAGTGCCCCTCTTTCccataaccagccttagagctggccaagcAGGTTTGACACTTAACATACTAGACGACTCTAGAGGTGTTCAAGCATATATCTCGCTTCCAGGTTGACTTAACCCTATTGACTAGCGTTCTGCACGCTATTACCACCCTCCCTTCTAAGCCAAGTCCTTTAGCTTTCAACTAATAAGTTAAGTCTTTCAACtttcgactaataagtcaaatctttaaccttcaactgataagtcaagtcttaaccttagactgataagtcgagtcttaaccttTGGCTGATAAGTCGAGCCtagccttcgactgataagtcgagtcgcTTAGAACCAATTATACCCTTAACTATTAAGCCAAGCCTTGATCAAATAATGTAGATAAATATtcagcttataagttgagcttCCCCAATAAGATATACAGACCAACAATTATTACATAACATAGGTAACACATcacatttaatatgtttaataaaacattctcataTAACGTTAACCATGTACCATAATTGGGCAAAGCCCTAAACGcagaccgggtgcagttttcttacctcaggtccgagtgtaaaGTATATTAAAAATGACCCTCCAGCATGTTTTGTTCCAGAgctctagcgataacctagtcaaaatcataataaataacattcatcaatatcgagtaaataaaggcttatgGACCGAGTCCAACCTCCGAGACGTCGAATTCGACTAAAttgagtagtaggatcgatcctgagcctttaggtttgagtccccAAACTCAAACCTCCACAATGCCGAAAAACCCCTTCAGTGCCGCGACCCAAGAATTTAAGTCATGGCCTGCCCCAAGTCAGACTTTCACTGGACATGGGCGTAGCCCATAGGCATCGCGGCACAAGGGTGAATTATTGAACCGCATAGGCTTTTAGGTTCATCAGGGGCGCGACGCGGCCCCgcgaacccagtttttcccctgctttcctcagccaaccttacccaaaaccatcccaaattaTACCCTAAGCCGGAATTAAATCCCAGTACAACTTCAACATCACACCAGCTGCAAAACATCAACTCAATTTCCCTCAAAACTCCACCAACAACCAAATTCATAACCTTGatcctcaaagctcaagaacaacaAAAACCAAAACATAACTGAATCAAAACATGGATTGGCGCTCACCTCGACTGTGGATTGAATCCTCCTAGCTGCAGCTAACCCAACTTTAGACCTcaagccttcaattcccaagccttAGCTTCTATTCCTTGAATTTCACTAGCTTTGCCCTAAAACCAAGCCAATACTTGAGAGAGAActgagtgaaagagagagagttgATTGCTTTTGTTTTCTCTATTTTTGGTTCCCTTCACCTAAAGGAaaaagtgactaagtcactaactTTGGTgcaaaatgacctaaatgcccctagggccaaatcTCTATCTCAAAGCCcttcaagggaaattttgtcatttGTCACAtacctcgttaatcataattaacaccttaTAATTCCCTTTACTCCTAATATCCTCGGAtagttaccaaataatttcccattacctgatcaatcctggtaatgtactaaattatcaaattacccctaggctcaccccgagccgggtatttgactccGTTATggctaaactgctaacttgctatCTAGGATCGCCTcttgccgaataactcaaatatatctacataataatgtggtctcaatccatAAACACAtgaatatacaaatatgccttcaacgggccaaaattactaaaattccattctaataagaaacgggcgcacatacatatttaatacacctaaacatgcaaattgTGACAGTCAAAGTCtcgtgatctgtaaggggaaagatcgggtaaaagctgtgcaatcccacaccgcctggggaaggtcaagtgtgatgattctaagactgtgtaggtatgagactacacagttgaagatggcttaatggattgatgggtactacctatgccaacaagatgcatcttcttttcggtaacccatcacttgagaactccaaagttaagcgtgcttgacctagagtaatctcaagacgggtgacctcctggaaagttttcccaggaagcgtgcgagtgaggacaaagcacgctggaaagacttgtgttggtttgtagggccagttgtcattccaggaagcagccatagtgacatggggcattacacaaatctagccatattataatataactaactTAATCATATAaagacacacacacatatatatcacataaacacatatttagcacataattttcatgatttaccatcctggccccctaatcaaggcctgaagccttattaggtaatttaggacgttacacATGGACTGCCTTGCTAACTTCACTGGAGGGATGTGTTAGAAGTCTTGGAGGATGGAGTAGACACAAATTTGGATCTTTAACTAATGTTGTGGTAGCTACCAACTCAGAAATTGAAAAACTATTATCTTGTTCAGATCCAAGCATGAATATGGACAAAGTGAGAAGCTTGGAGACGAAGTTAGAAGACCTCTTATTCAGAAAGGAGTTGTATTGGAGGAAGCGATCAAGATCGGAATGGTTGATGGCAAGTGATCAAAAAACTCGATATTTTCATAATAAGGCCACTTCTCGTAAAAGGAAAAATGCTATCAAGATGTTGCAGACGGATACAGGCCAGAGATTCACTAATGATATTCAAATCATTGCAGAAATTCTATGGATATTTTCAAGACCACCAGTCCGTCTGAGAGATATATTACTGAGATTCTTTATGAAGTTAACTCACGGGTACAACCTGAACACACTGAGCTCTTATATGCCCCTTTTCTCAAGATGACATTCTTTATGCAGTCCAATAGCTTGGAGCCACAAAAGCTCCTGGCCCAGATGGTTTTCATGCTTTATTTTTTCATAAGTTCCAGGATATAGTTGGCCTGACAATTTGCAAGGTATGTCTTGAAATTGTTAATGAAGGTGCCTCAGTCCGTAAATTTAATAAGACCAATATCGTTTTGATACCAAAAGTGAAGAATCCGCAAACAGTCAAAGAATTTTGGCCTATAAGCTTATGTAATGTGGTGTATAAGATTGTGGCCAAAGCTCTTGTAATGCGAATGAAGTCTACTATAAGACCTTTGATTTATTCCTTCCAGAGTACTTTTGTTCTAGGGCGTTCGATCTACGACAATGTTCTTGTGGGATTTGAATTGTTTCATTCTCTTTTTAAGAAGAACAATGGGAGGAAATGATTCATGGGGCTTAAACTGAATATGAGTAAGGCTTATGATCAGGTTGAATGAGATTTTCTATGACAAATTATGCTTAAGTTTGGCTTTGCGAAGAAGTGGGTAAACTTGATTATGGACTGTGTGACTACTCCTGAGTATTATTTTCTTGTTAATGGGTATCCTCGAGGTCTCCATATTTATTCTTGTTTTGTGCTGAAGCATTATCCTCTTTGATTCGTGCGGTGGAACATCGGGGTGCATTAACCAAATTCAGATGCTCTCGGTGTGGTTTGAGAGTTTCACATTTATTATTTGCTGACGACGATATAATTTATGCAAGAGTTAATACTTCAGATACAATGACTCTTTGTTGCTTATTAGAAACCTATGAGTGCACATATGGTCAAAATATCAATATGGATAAGTCATCGGTGACCTTTAGCCACAATgtacaaagtgacgatcaagatgAAGTTGTGAGGGGACTCAGCTTGGGTGTTGTTGTAACCCATGATAAATATTTGGGCCTACCTACTATGGTGGGGCGTAACAAGCGACACACGTTTGATGGGATATGTGAGAGGGTGTGGAAGAGAGTTCAAGGCTGGCGACGTAGTTATTTCTCTGCAGGTGGGCCGGAGGTTCTTGTTAAAGCAGTTTTGCAATCTATCCTTACATATTTGATGAGTATTTTTCAACTTTTGGTTAACCTTTGTGATAAGTTGAAATCTATTCTTATTAAATTTTGGTGGGGATTGACTAATGATAAAAGGAAGATTGCATGGGTTCGATGGGCTGATGTATGTAAACCAAAGTCATTTGGTGGTTTGGGTTTTCGTGATCTTTGATTATTTAACCAAGCTCTTGTGGCTAAACATGTTTGGCGTATATTACAGGATGATCAGTCTCTTGCTGCTAAAATTCTAAAAGATAAATATTTTCGATCTATATCTATTTTGGAAACGAGAGATAAGGCTGGTCCATCACACTTGTGGGCAAGCTTTATGCGGGGATTTGAGTTGTTGAAGAAAGGATTGCGTCGCTTTTATAGGGGATGGATCTACCATTCGTGCTTTGAGGACCCATGGATACCAAGGCCTCGTTCTTTTATGAATTTTGTTCATCAACAATATACAAATATGTTGGTTAGTCATTTTATCTTGCTAGGACGAATATGGGATGATGGGAAGCTTAATCAATTATTTGCTCCTAGTGATGTTGAAATTATTAGAAGTATACCTCTCTCTTGgaatatatttgaggatagatgGATCTGACATTATGGGATGGATGATCAATTTAGTGTGAAGACAACGTATTCACTTGCAGTGCAGCTACATGATGATGAGGGTTGTTCCAACTCTACTTTGATTACTAAATGGTGGAATAGAATGTGGAATTTAGGGATCCTTCCAAAGTTCAAGGTATTTTTATGGAGGCTATACTACCAAGCGATGGCTATCAATTTAATCAAGAGGAAGTTGATTATTGATCCTTGGTCTTCAAGGTGTGGTGTAGATTATGAGTCCACCTGTCATGCTTTAGTTTTTTGTGCTCCACTCCGTAGCATCTCGCAAG
The genomic region above belongs to Humulus lupulus chromosome 1, drHumLupu1.1, whole genome shotgun sequence and contains:
- the LOC133830190 gene encoding uncharacterized protein LOC133830190, whose amino-acid sequence is MTLCCLLETYECTYGQNINMDKSSVTFSHNVQSDDQDEVVRGLSLGVVVTHDKYLGLPTMVGRNKRHTFDGICERVWKRVQGWRRSYFSAGGPEVLVKAVLQSILTYLMSIFQLLVNLCDKLKSILIKFWWGLTNDKRKIAWVRWADDDQSLAAKILKDKYFRSISILETRDKAGPSHLWASFMRGFELLKKGLRRFYRGWIYHSCFEDPWIPRPRSFMNFVHQQYTNMLVSHFILLGRIWDDGKLNQLFAPSDVEIIRMQLHDDEGCSNSTLITKWWNRMWNLGILPKFKVVFEEVAVVLWWIWHDRNACLFNKVQSHISCIVDLALNGLRGFQECNKRLNQIISWRTPSLGCFKLNADASMVEGRVFIGVGGLFGMQME